ACCGTGACTGTCTTCCAGCACCAGTTGGCTGGTACCTTGATCGTTCGCGACATAGAAATTTTTAACGGTCAGTTTTTCACCTGACGTAAAGGTGATTACCAGATCCTGATTCACGCGAGCCAGTTGACTGATGTCGCTACGCTCTGCGGATAATTTCACAATGGAAGGGGCATTAAGTGTGACTTCAGAGGCTTCGACATTGGTGGAAACGCCCGTCAACTTGGATATAACGGCGAGAAGACGCATATGTTTACTCCTGATGGCTTGCTCTGTGCATTAATTCTTTAAAATCACCAGGCAGGGAAAATATGCAGATGAGCAATCCCGTTCATCATGTCGATGAATTCTCGCCGGTGATTTCTATGCTGTGGTCGTGCAGATGATGGTTTCTGTTGCGCTGAGTAATCCTTTGTTTTTTTGCTTCACTGGTACTTTCGTATTAGATGATATAGACAGAAAGATTTAATTCTGCAACTTAAGGTATATTTGTAATTTGTTTAGCAGCAGTGAAATATATGTGGTTTTGCTCCGGTTAGCGAAGTCTGGTGGTGGGGTTTAAAAGAGCACTTGCTTTATTGTGTTGTATTTAAAAGGGTTTTGTTTTTTTAAAGACCGTCGGGGTAATTGATTTCTTGTACAAATTGTATTGGTATTCGTGAGTTTTAAAATGTCAAAAAAATTATTTGAAGTATTGGGTAATTGGGCTATGAGTATAATGTGAAAATGGTTGAGGATATATTCTTATCAGCTTTAATGTTTTAGCAAAAATAGAAATAAAGAAGGGAGGATATATTTTTTGAGATTCAAGGAGTAAATAACAATGACCCACCCCGGATGCGAGGCAGGTCACATAAAAATGCCGTTAGCGTCCGGCATTTTTCATAATACGCGCTTTATCGAGCTGCCATTCCCGTTCCTTCAGATCGGAACGTTTGTCGTGCTGTTTCTTGCCCTTCGCCACGCCAATTTTGACTTTGCACCAGGCATTTTTCCAGTACAGAGAAAGGGCGACAACGGTGTAGCCTTCACGATTCACACGGCCATACAGTGAGTCAAGTTCACGCTGATTCAGCAGAAGTTTACGGGTTCGGGTGGGATCGCATACCACGTGCGTAGAGGCCACCGCCATCGGCGTAAAGTTAGCGCCGAACAGGTAAGCTTCGCCGTCTTTCAGGATCACATAGCTGTCGCCAATGTTAGCCTTACCGGCGCGCAGGGATTTCACTTCCCACCCTTGCAGGGCAAGTCCCGCTTCGAACTCTTCTTCGATAAAGTATTCGTGTCTCGCGCGCTTGTTTAGCGCGATGGTGGCTGAGCCAGGTTTGTGTGCTTTTTTCTTCGTCATAGTGCCGCTCAGTATAGGTAATCTGGAATTGAAAAACACCCCATTTCATCCTTCGGGGGGCAAGGGGATATCTTAGCATGAACAAGGTTGTACCCTGTTGCGGGATAGCGTTTTTTTTACCTTGTGATAAATGGTATTATTTGTTCGATTTTTGTTGATGGAAATAGCTATGCCGCAGATTAGTCGAACCGCGTTAGTCCCTTACAGTGCGGAACAGATGTATCAGTTAGTGAATGACGTTCAGTCCTACCCTCAATTTTTACCGGGTTGCACCGGTAGTCGCGTTCTCGAGTCTACGCCGGGACAGATGACGGCTGCAGTGGATGTCTCTAAGGCGGGGATCAGTAAGACGTTCACCACGCGAAATCAGTTAACCAGCAATCAGAGTATCCTGATGCAACTGGTCGACGGCCCGTTCAAAAAACTGATTGGCGGCTGGAAATTTACACCGCTGAGTACGGATGCCTGTCGCATTGAGTTTCATCTCGATTTTGAGTTTACCAACAAGCTGATTGAGCTGGCGTTTGGCCGAATCTTCAAAGAGCTGGCATCCAATATGGTGCAGGCATTTACGGTTCGTGCTAAAGAGGTCTACCGTGTCGCCTAAGATTGTCGTTGAGGTAGCCTATGCGCTGCCTGAGAAACAGTACCTGCAACGGGTGACGTTGCAACCGGGGGCGACGGTCGAAGAGGCTATCCGCGCGTCGGGATTACTGGAACTGCGTACCGACATCGATCTGACACAAAACAAAGTCGGTATCTACAGCCGTCCGGTTAAACTGGCGGATGTGTTACAGGATGGCGACCGGGTTGAAATTTACCGTCCGCTGATTGCCGATCCGAAAGAGTTGCGTAGACAACGAGCAGAGAAATCGACGAAAAAATAGCGGATAACAAAAAAAGGTGCTCCTGGAGCACCTTTTTTTGTTATCAGAAGACAAACTTACTGGTTGTTGGTCAACGCAGGTTTGTTATCGATATTAGTCAATACGCCGCTGCTGTTGAAGGTCAGCGTCAGCGTTTGCTGCGTGACGCCTTCATGGCCCGGCTGTTGACGGAACACATAGAACCAGGTGTTGGTGCCAAACGGATCGGACATCATCGGCGTACCCAGCGCATAGGCAACCTGTTGTTGCGTCATGCCCACACGAACTTTGGATACATCGTTCGCGGTCAGATAGTTCCCCTGGTTGATATCAGGGCGGTAAACCACTCGCTCCAGAGTGGAACAGCCTGCGGTCAACATCAATAATACTGCTGCGGCAGCAGTCAGCGTTTTACAGCGCATAGTGATTTGATTCCTTTTCGGGCCCGAGCAGTACGTGGCTCATATGTAATATGCCGATGATAATAGACCTTTCACCACTTTAAAACCTTTTGCTTACGGGTCCGACGGCGTTTTTGTTGTCTACTCTGACCGTTAAGGTGCAAAAAAGTTTACGCCGCCAGCAGTTCTTTCGCATTTGCGAGAGTGTTTCGCGTCACTTCGCTGCCACCCAGCAGGCGTGCCAGCTCTTGCAAGCGTGCACGTTTATCCAGCGGTTGCATGTGCGTTTCGGTCATTTCACCGTCTGTCTCTTTGCTGACAAAAAAGTGCTGATGACCGCATCCCGCGACCTGGGGAAGGTGGGTGACGCACATAACCTGCGTTGATTCACCGAGCTGACGCAACAATTTTCCAACGACTGCTGCGGTTGGGCCGCTGATGCCGACGTCGACTTCATCGAAAATCAGCGCCGGGGTTTCCATCTTACGTGCGGTAATCACCTGAATCGCGAGGGCAATACGCGACAGTTCCCCCCCGGAAGCCACTTTGGCAATCGGCTGCATCGGCTGACCTGGGTTGGTGGTCACTTTAAACTCAACGCGGTCCGCGCCATCCTGGCTGAGATGATGCTCATCAAACGTTACGTCGATAGTGAAACGGCCATGTGGCATAGAGAGTGAGTGCATGCTATCGGTAATCAAAGCGCTCAGTTCTTGTGCATAATGTTGACGCTGCTCATGCAGCGCTTTCGCCGCCTCCAGCGCCTGCTGGCGATGTTTATTCACGGACAGGGTCAGGGTTTCCAGGGAGTCCGCCTGATCGTCGAGTTGCTGCTGTTCCTCCAGCAACGACTGATAATATTGCGGCAGCGCTTCCGGACTGACGTGATGTTTACGGGCCAGTGAAATTTGCTTCGAGAGGCGCTGTTCCAGTTCGAACAGGCGATTAGGATCGAGATCCAGGCGATCGCAATAGTGGCGCAGTTCATCGCTGGCTTCCGTTAACTGAATGGTCGCCTCTTCCAGCATATCGAGAATCCCTGAGAGCTTACCGTCCATGCTAACCAGTTCACTGACCAGCTGCTTTGCGGTATACAGCTGACTTTGCAGGTTTACATCTTCGCCGTCCGCCATCAATGACAGTGCATTCTGGCTGGTGGAGAGGAGCAGACCGCTGTTGGCCAGCCGTTTGTACTCTTCATCAATCTGCTCAAACTCACCCGCCTGCGGGTTAAATTCGTTCAGCTCTTTAAGCTGATACTGCAGCAGTTCCGCACGGGCGGCACGTTCCTGGCTCTGCTGCTGGTGGTGTGCTAAATCACGGCAGCTCTGGTGCCAGAGTTGGTAGCGCGCAGCCATATCTTGTCTCAGCCCGGATTCATTCGCGTAACCATCGAGCAGGGATTTTTGATGTTCGGATTTGGTCAGTAACTGATGCGCGTGCTGGCCGTGAATTTGAATGAGCAGTTGCCCCAGTTCGCGAAGCTGAGAAAGAGGAACCGCCGTTCCGTTGATAAAGCCACGGGAACGTCCATCACTACTGATCACGCGGCGGAGTAAACACTCACGTCCTTCTTCAAGCTGGTTTTCTTCCAGCCAGCGCAGAGCGGCAGGGGTGTCCTTCAGCGAAAAGCGGGCGCACAGGTCGGCACGACTGGCACCAGCGCGAACCATGTCGGCTTCAGCGCGACCACCGAGGCACAAGCCGAGCGCATCAATTGCAATGGATTTACCCGCCCCGGTTTCACCCGTGATGACGGTCATTCCGCTCTGAAAATCGATCTCAAGTTCACGAACGATAGCAAAATTGCTGATGGTCAGTTGTGCCAACATAGTCGTTTTCCTGTATGAAAAACCATAACTGTAATTACATACAGTATAAACTGGTTTTTTATACAGTAAAGAGGTTGGCGTTAAATTAAAATAATTTTTTTGACCAGCCCAGTTTTGTGCTTAATGTATTGAAATAGCTGTAATCTTTCGGATGGATGAGATTCAGATGGTAATCACAGCGGCGGATTAACACATCTTCACCTTCCTGGATCGGCAGTGCGATCTGGCTGTCACAACTGATTTCGAGATCGTTACGGCGATGCGAGAAGCGCAGGCGAATGGTGCTGCTGCTGTTGATGACCAACGGGCGCGCCGAAAGGGTATGCGGAAACATCGGCACCAGCGTGATGGCGTCAAGCGATGGGGTCAGAATCGGTCCGCCGGCTGACAGGGAATAGGCAGTGGAACCGGTTGGGGTTGAAATAATCAGACCGTCGGAGCGCTGGGAGAAGGCAAAACTTTCGTCAATATAAACTTCAAACTCAATCATGTGCGCGACTTTACCGGGATGCAGCACGACCTCGTTAATGGCGGTACTGATGCGCTTCTGACAGTCTTTCTGACATACCTGCGCTTCCAACAGAAAGCGTTTTTCCGCGACGTAATGGCCTTCGAGAACGTCGGCGAGTTGTTGCTGTGCGTTATCGGGATCAAGGTCGGTCAGAAAGCCGAGATTGCCACGGTTGATACCGATCACCTTGATGTCGTATCGCGCCAGGGTACGTGCGGCGCCGAGCATGTTGCCGTCGCCCCCGACGACGACCGCGAGATCCGCCTGCTGACCAATTTCCGCTAGGGTGCCGATTTTCACATTCTTCAACTGCAACTCGTGAGCGATTTGCTGCTCGACAATGACCTCATACCCTTTTGTGCATAACCAGCGGTAGAGCATTTCATGTGTTGTGAGTGCCGTGGGGTGACGGGGATGCCCCACAATGCCGATACACTTGAAATGATTATTCATTTTTTCGAGGTCCTTGTGATGAAGATTGATGACAATGTGAGTGCTTCCCTTGAAACCCTGAATCTGATCCCCATAATAAGCGAAGTTAGCGAGATGAATGCGAAAAAAACGCGGAGAAATTCATGAGTAGTAAAGAACAGAAAACGCCTGAGGGGCAAGCCCCGGAAGAAATTATCATGGATCAGCACGAAGAAGTTGAGGCGGTTGAATCAGACGCTTCTGCTGAGCAGGTGGATCCGCGCGATGAAAAAATTGCGAATCTGGAAGCGCAGCTTAGCGAAGCTCAGACCCGTGAACGTGATGCGGTGCTGCGCATAAAAGCGGACATGGAAAACCTGCGTCGTCGTACCGAGCTGGATATTGAGAAGGCACACAAGTTCGCGCTGGAGAAATTCGTCAACGAACTGCTGCCGGTGATTGATAGCCTGGATCGCGCGCTGGAAGTGGCGGACAAAGCTAATCCGGATATGAAGCCGATGGTGGAAGGGATCGAACTGACCCTGAAATCGATGCTGGATGTGGTGCGCAAATTTGGCGTTGAAGTGATTGCTGAGACAAACGTCGCGCTGGATCCGAACGTGCATCAGGCGATCGCGATGGTCGAGTCTGAAGATATCGCGCCGGGCAACGTGCTGGGTATCATGCAGAAAGGCTATACGCTGAACGGTCGTACTATCCGTGCGGCGATGGTCACCGTTGCGAAGGCGAAAGGCTAATTCCTATCCGGCGTATTGCCGGATAGCGCTGACGCTTATCCGGCCTACGGCCCGTTGGAATATCCGCGGGCCGTTATCGTTACTCTGCGACGCTTTCCCGTAGCGGTTTAACGGGCAATACTTTGACCTGCTTAATCATATTCTCCTGGACGTCGAGAATATCGATATCGTATTGACCGATGCGCACGCGAGTGCCCGCAATCGGGATCTCCTCAAGAGCTTCCAGAATCACGCCATTTACCGTACGCGCGTCGTCTTCTGGCAGATGCCAGTTAAACGCTTTATTAATTTCCCGCACGTTGGCGCTGCCATCGATGATCACCGAACCGTCATTCTGCGGAGTCACTTCCTCCGCCAGCGTAGGTGACATTGAGGTAGTAAAGTCGCCGACAATCTCTTCGAGAATATCCTCCACCGTGACCAGCCCCTGAATATCACCATATTCATTGACCACCAGGCCGACTTTCTTTTTATTGCGCTGAAATTTGATGAGTTGCGTGCTGAGCGGCGTACCCTCCGGGACGAAGTAAATCTCATCGGCGGCGCGCAGCATGGTCTCTTTGGTGAACTCTTTCTTTTCCGACATCAACCGCCAGGCTTCGCGCACGCGCAGCATGCTGATGGCATCATCCAGCGAATCACGGTACAGCACAATGCGCCCGTGCGGCGAGTGCGACAACTGACGTACGATAGACTTCCAGTCGTCGTTGATATCAATGCCGATGATTTCACTGCGCGGCACCATGATGTCATCAACGCTGACCTTTTCCAGATCGAGTACCGACAGCAGCATATCCTGGTTGCGCCGGGAGATTTGGGCGCGGGATTCATTCACGATGGTACGCAGCTCGTCTTTACTCAGTGAACCGCTGATGACGATATCGGTTTTAATGCCCATCATGCGCATCAGCAATCGGGTGATCGTGTTGAGCAACCAGACCAGCGGCATCATCAGAATCTGCAACGGAGCCAGCAGGAAACTGCTGGGATAGGCCACTTTTTCCGGATAGAGCGCAGCAATGGTTTTCGGCAGAACCTCGGCAAACACCAGCACGACGAAGGTCAACACGCCGGTGGCGATGGCAACACCGGCATCGCCATACAGGCGCATACCAACGATAGTGCCAAGCGCCGAGGCGAGGATATTAACCAGGTTATTGCCAATCAGCACCAGGCTTATCAGGCGATCGGGTTTACGCAGCAGCTTTTCAACGCGCTTTGCCGGACGATTCCCTTGTTTAGCCAGGTGACGTAAGCGGTAGCGATTCAGGGTCATCATTCCGGTTTCGGAACCGGAAAAATAGGCGGAAATGACCACCATGACGATCAGTGTGACGATCAGCGTGGTGGTGGAGATGTGTTCCAGGGGGCGCCTCCTTTAAGGCTTAGCTGACAAACTGCTGCAATATCCGGCTACCGAAATAGGCCAACGTCAGGATCCCGGCGCCCGCGACGTTAAACCACACGACACGACGACCGCGCCAGCCTTCATGATAATGCCCCCACAACAGAACAATATAGACAAACCATGCGACGATAGAGAGAACCGCTTTGTCGATATTTTCCATGCTGAACAGATTGTGCATGTAAAACAGGCCGGTACACAGGGTGAGCGTCAACAGAACCACGCCAATTTGCGTGATGTGGAACATCTTGCGCTCGATGCTCATCAGCGGCGGCATTTCGTTATTGAACGCCAGCTTTTTGTTTTTAAGCTGATAGTCGATCCAGGCCAGTTGCAGCGCGTACAGTGCGGCGATAATGAGCGTCGCATAAGAGAACAGCGACAGCCCGATGTGGATCATCATCCCCGGCGTGGCTTCGAGATGGGTGATGAATTCATTTGGCATGAAGGTCGCGAAGGCCAGATTGATTAGCGCGAAGGCATATACCACCGGCAGCAGCAGCCATCCACGGTTGCGTGAGGCGACAATGGTCATCACCGTACAAATCATCAGGCTGACCAACGAGCCGACGTTCAGCAGGCTTAGATTTTGTCCGCTGTCGCCACCCGGCAGAATGCGGGCTTCTAGCGCGACGGCATGACACACCAGCGCGACAACCGCAGAAAGAATGGCCATACGCCGCCAGCCGCTATTTTTTTGCAGCAAAGCAGGGACGATCAGCGCGAGGCTGATGGAGTAGGCGACAAGGGCGAGCAGAGCAAAAACGGGCATAGTGGTGTCGACAGTTGGCCAGTGAGAAAGAGAAGCAGTATAGCGTTACGTGACCGCGGCTCCAACCGTTGCATAACAACAAAGACGGCTTCATGTTATACTGCGGCAAATTTATGTTCATGTGTCGCTTAAGCGACCAACCGTTTCCACCCCAGGCGAGAGACAATGTTTGATAATTTAACCGATCGTTTGTCGCGCACGCTGCGCAATATCAGTGGCCGTGGACGCCTTACTGAAGACAACGTTAAAGAGACGCTGCGCGAAGTGCGCATGGCGCTGCTGGAGGCTGACGTTGCGCTGCCGGTAGTGCGAGAGTTTATCAATCGCGTAAAAGAGAAAGCGGTTGGACATGAAGTTAACAAGAGCCTGACGCCAGGACAGGAGTTCGTCAAGATTGTTCGTAACGAACTCGTGGCGGCGATGGGCGAAGAAAACCAGAGCCTGAATCTGGCGGCGCAGCCGCCAGCCGTGGTGCTGATGGCGGGCCTGCAGGGTGCTGGTAAAACGACCAGCGTCGGTAAGCTGGGTAAATTCCTGCGCGAAAAGCACAAGAAGAAAGTGCTGGTCGTCTCTGCCGACGTATATCGCCCGGCGGCGATTAAACAGCTGGAGACGCTGGCTGAGCAGGTAGGCGTTGATTTCTTCCCCTCGGATGTCGGTCAGAAGCCGGTCGATATCGTTAATGCGGCGTTGAAAGAAGCCAAACTCAAGTTCTACGACGTGCTGCTGGTGGATACCGCCGGTCGTCTGCACGTTGACGAAGCGATGATGGACGAAATCAAACAGGTCCATGCTTCTATCAATCCGGTAGAAACCCTGTTTGTGGTCGATGCGATGACCGGTCAGGATGCGGCGAATACCGCGAAGGCGTTTAACGAAGCGCTGCCGCTGACCGGCGTGGTGCTGACCAAAGTCGACGGTGACGCCCGTGGCGGTGCCGCACTTTCTATTCGTCATATTACCGGCAAGCCGATCAAATTCCTCGGCGTTGGCGAGAAAACCGAGGCGCTGGAGCCGTTCCATCCGGATCGTATCGCGTCACGTATTCTTGGCATGGGTGACGTGCTGTCGCTGATCGAAGATATCGAAAGTAAAGTTGACCGCGCGCAGGCTGAGAAGCTGGCGACTAAACTGAAAAAGGGCGATGGTTTCGATCTGACCGACTTCCTGGAACAGTTGCGGCAGATGAAAAACATGGGCGGCATGGCGAGCCTGATGGGTAAGCTGCCAGGCATGGGGCAGATCCCCGATAACGTAAAATCACAGATGGATGACAAAGTGCTGGTGCGCATGGAGGCGATCATTAACTCGATGACGCTGAAAGAGCGCGCGAAGCCGGAAATCATCAAAGGATCCCGTAAACGCCGCATCGCGCAGGGCTGCGGTATGCAGGTGCAGGATGTAAACCGCCTTCTGAAACAGTTCGACGACATGCAGCGCATGATGAAGAAGATGAAGAAGGGGGGAATGGCGAAGATGATGAGAAGTATGAAAGGGATGATGCCCCCAGGGTTCCCCGGCCGCTAATCTTTACAGGCCTGGCTTATTTGCCATTTCGGCACCGGGGTGTGCTCGCCATCCTCACGTACTGCGTGTACGCTCCGGTGGCTGCGCGCACGCCGGCACCGAACTGACTGCATCGCCTACGGCCTTCTGCGACAGAGTTTTCAACTGCTGATTGCAATTTCCCCAGAAATCAGTAAAATTTTCGGGCTTTTAATATGACACCCGGGCTCCGTTCCTCGATGGGGCCCGGTTGTTTTATTCACACAAGAGGATGTTATGGTAACTATTCGTTTAGCTCGTCACGGCGCTAAAAAGCGTCCGTTCTACCAGGTTGTTGTTACTGACAGCCGTAACGCACGTAACGGTCGCTTCATTGAGCGCGTTGGCTTCTTTAACCCAATCGCTAGCGAAAAAGAAGAAGGCACTCGCCTGGATCTGGATCGCATCGCTCACTGGGTTGGCCAGGGCGCGACCATTTCTGATCGCGTAGCTACGCTGATCAAAGAAGTAAGCAAAGCAGCTTAATCTGTCACGGTGGTCATGATGAGCAAGCAACTCACTGCGCAAGCACCTGTGGACCCGATTGTTTTAGGGAAAATGGGATCGTCTTACGGTATTCGTGGTTGGCTCAGAGTGTTTTCTTCCACTGAAGACGCCGAAAGCATTTTTGACTATCAGCCCTGGTTTATCCAGAAGGCGGGTCAGTGGCAGCAAGTACAGCTGGAAAGCTGGAAGCACCACAATCAGGATCTGATCATCAAGCTGAAAGGCGTTGAAGATCGGGATGCTGCGAATCTGCTGACCAATTGCGAAATTGTCGTGGATTCTACGCAACTGCCAAAACTGGAAGAGGGTGACTACTACTGGAAAGACCTGATGGGCTGCCAGGTAGTGACCACAGAAGGCTACGATCTCGGGAAAGTCGTCGACATGATGGAAACCGGATCGAATGACGTCATCGTCATTAAGGCAAACCTGAAAGATGCGTTTGGTATCAAGGAACGCCTCGTGCCGTTCCTCGATGGGCAGGTTATCAAGAAAGTCGATCTCACTACGCGGACTATCGAAGTAGATTGGGATCCTGGTTTTTAAACCACCGGATAAGCGGTAAATGACGGCGTGATGGGGATTGGCTTGTGTTTATAGGTATCGTTAGCCTGTTTCCAGAAATGTTTCGTGCAATTACCGATTACGGGGTAACTGGCCGGGCTGTTAAAAATGGCCTGCTGAACATCCAGAGCTGGAGTCCTCGTGACTTCGCGCATGACCGGCACCGTACCGTGGACGATCGTCCTTACGGCGGCGGACCGGGGATGTTAATGATGGTACAACCCTTACGGGATGCCATTCATGCAGCAAAAAGCGCGGCGGGTGAAGGCGCTAAGGTGATTTATCTGTCACCTCAGGGACGCAAGCTTGATCAAGCGGGCGTCAGCGAACTGGCTACGAATCAAAAGCTGATTCTGGTATGTGGTCGCTACGAAGGCATAGATGAGCGCGTGATCCAAACCGAAATTGACGAAGAATGGTCAATCGGTGATTACGTTCTCAGCGGTGGAGAGTTACCGGCAATGGTACTGATTGACTCTGTTTCCCGGTTTATTCCGGGGGTTCTGGGTCATGAAGCATCGGCAACGGAAGATTCCTTTGCGGATGGGTTGCTGGACTGCCCGCACTATACCCGACCTGAAGTGTTAGAAGAGATGGACGTCCCGGCAGTGTTACTGTCAGGAAACCATGCTGAGATACGTCGCTGGCGTTTGAAACAGTCGCTGGGCCGCACCTGGCTTAGAAGACCTGAACTTCTGGAAAACCTGGCTCTGACTGAAGAGCAAGCAAGGTTGCTGGCGGAGTTCAAAACGGAACACGCGCAACAGCAACATAAACATGATGGGATGGCGTAAGCCCCCAATTATCAGTTTACCCAGGATAAGAGATTAAATTATGAGCAACATTATTAAGCAACTTGAACAAGAGCAGATGAAGCAGGACGTACCTTCCTTCCGTCCGGGTGATACCGTGGAAGTGAAAGTATGGGTTGTTGAAGGTTCCAAAAAACGTCTGCAGGCATTCGAGGGCGTGGTTATCGCTATTCGTAACCGCGGTCTGCACTCTGCATTCACTGTTCGTAAAATTTCCAACGGCGAAGGCGTTGAGCGTGTCTTCCAGACCCACTCTCCGGTTGTTGACAGCATTACTGTCAAACGTCGTGGTGCCGTTCGTAAAGCTAAACTGTACTACCTGCGTGAGCGTACTGGTAAGGCTGCTCGTATCAAAGAGCGTCTTAACTAAGATATCGCTCAGGCGACATCCTGTCAGAAGGGCTGGCCAATTGGCTGGCCCTTTTTTATCTCGGTAATGTTCGTGGCGTTAACCTTCAGTTCATAAATCATTTACAATGTTCCTCGTTCGCAGCGAGCGGGGCAGGTGTTATGGGTAAAATTCGTCAGTCAGGTTTTCAGCAGCGTGCGGCATGTCTCGCGCTGTTTGCGATCCTGCTGATTGTTATTGCCCCGTTGATCTCCGTGGCGCTGCAAAAAGATCCGATGAGCGCAATGCCCGGTATGCATCATGAGATGAGTACGATGGCAGAGTTCGGAGAGCATGACCGAGGTTCTCCTCCTGTCCCGATCCCCGTCGATCACGGCGAAGCCTGTGGCTACTGTGTATTACTGGCTCACGTTCCCGGGATTATTCTGGCCCTGGTTATTCTGCTCTGCGGTGTCCTGCTCAGGGTGCAAGACAACCCCATTCGTCCGACGGTTCAACACTGGCACTTCTTCCCCTGGCTGTATCCTGATACTCGCGCGCCGCCGCGCAGGTCTGTGCTTTCCTGTTTCTGAAAATAAGATTGTGCGCATAAGCGTCACGACACTCTTTTGCTTTTTCTGAGGAAAAGTATGACAACCTGCACACCGCGCGCGGCATGGATAACCCTGCTGCGACGCCTTCATTTCTACATCGGCCTGTTTGTCGGGCCATTTATCTTTGTTGCTGCGCTGACCGGCACGCTATATGTGGCGACGCCGCAACTGGAAGAGACTATTTATGCTCAGGCACTTAACGGGACGATGCAGGGAGAGCCGCAATCGCTGGCGGCACAGGTTGCTATCGCCCAGCAGGTGACCGGCGGGCACCTGCGGCTGCACGCCGTTCGCCCCGGACTGGAGCCTGGCGATACAACGCG
The DNA window shown above is from Citrobacter farmeri and carries:
- the nadK gene encoding NAD(+) kinase yields the protein MNNHFKCIGIVGHPRHPTALTTHEMLYRWLCTKGYEVIVEQQIAHELQLKNVKIGTLAEIGQQADLAVVVGGDGNMLGAARTLARYDIKVIGINRGNLGFLTDLDPDNAQQQLADVLEGHYVAEKRFLLEAQVCQKDCQKRISTAINEVVLHPGKVAHMIEFEVYIDESFAFSQRSDGLIISTPTGSTAYSLSAGGPILTPSLDAITLVPMFPHTLSARPLVINSSSTIRLRFSHRRNDLEISCDSQIALPIQEGEDVLIRRCDYHLNLIHPKDYSYFNTLSTKLGWSKKLF
- the grpE gene encoding nucleotide exchange factor GrpE, whose product is MSSKEQKTPEGQAPEEIIMDQHEEVEAVESDASAEQVDPRDEKIANLEAQLSEAQTRERDAVLRIKADMENLRRRTELDIEKAHKFALEKFVNELLPVIDSLDRALEVADKANPDMKPMVEGIELTLKSMLDVVRKFGVEVIAETNVALDPNVHQAIAMVESEDIAPGNVLGIMQKGYTLNGRTIRAAMVTVAKAKG
- a CDS encoding cytochrome C assembly family protein is translated as MPVFALLALVAYSISLALIVPALLQKNSGWRRMAILSAVVALVCHAVALEARILPGGDSGQNLSLLNVGSLVSLMICTVMTIVASRNRGWLLLPVVYAFALINLAFATFMPNEFITHLEATPGMMIHIGLSLFSYATLIIAALYALQLAWIDYQLKNKKLAFNNEMPPLMSIERKMFHITQIGVVLLTLTLCTGLFYMHNLFSMENIDKAVLSIVAWFVYIVLLWGHYHEGWRGRRVVWFNVAGAGILTLAYFGSRILQQFVS
- a CDS encoding RnfH family protein, with amino-acid sequence MSPKIVVEVAYALPEKQYLQRVTLQPGATVEEAIRASGLLELRTDIDLTQNKVGIYSRPVKLADVLQDGDRVEIYRPLIADPKELRRQRAEKSTKK
- the smpB gene encoding SsrA-binding protein SmpB, which gives rise to MTKKKAHKPGSATIALNKRARHEYFIEEEFEAGLALQGWEVKSLRAGKANIGDSYVILKDGEAYLFGANFTPMAVASTHVVCDPTRTRKLLLNQRELDSLYGRVNREGYTVVALSLYWKNAWCKVKIGVAKGKKQHDKRSDLKEREWQLDKARIMKNAGR
- the recN gene encoding DNA repair protein RecN, translating into MLAQLTISNFAIVRELEIDFQSGMTVITGETGAGKSIAIDALGLCLGGRAEADMVRAGASRADLCARFSLKDTPAALRWLEENQLEEGRECLLRRVISSDGRSRGFINGTAVPLSQLRELGQLLIQIHGQHAHQLLTKSEHQKSLLDGYANESGLRQDMAARYQLWHQSCRDLAHHQQQSQERAARAELLQYQLKELNEFNPQAGEFEQIDEEYKRLANSGLLLSTSQNALSLMADGEDVNLQSQLYTAKQLVSELVSMDGKLSGILDMLEEATIQLTEASDELRHYCDRLDLDPNRLFELEQRLSKQISLARKHHVSPEALPQYYQSLLEEQQQLDDQADSLETLTLSVNKHRQQALEAAKALHEQRQHYAQELSALITDSMHSLSMPHGRFTIDVTFDEHHLSQDGADRVEFKVTTNPGQPMQPIAKVASGGELSRIALAIQVITARKMETPALIFDEVDVGISGPTAAVVGKLLRQLGESTQVMCVTHLPQVAGCGHQHFFVSKETDGEMTETHMQPLDKRARLQELARLLGGSEVTRNTLANAKELLAA
- a CDS encoding type II toxin-antitoxin system RatA family toxin, which codes for MPQISRTALVPYSAEQMYQLVNDVQSYPQFLPGCTGSRVLESTPGQMTAAVDVSKAGISKTFTTRNQLTSNQSILMQLVDGPFKKLIGGWKFTPLSTDACRIEFHLDFEFTNKLIELAFGRIFKELASNMVQAFTVRAKEVYRVA
- the bamE gene encoding outer membrane protein assembly factor BamE — encoded protein: MRCKTLTAAAAVLLMLTAGCSTLERVVYRPDINQGNYLTANDVSKVRVGMTQQQVAYALGTPMMSDPFGTNTWFYVFRQQPGHEGVTQQTLTLTFNSSGVLTNIDNKPALTNNQ
- a CDS encoding HlyC/CorC family transporter: MEHISTTTLIVTLIVMVVISAYFSGSETGMMTLNRYRLRHLAKQGNRPAKRVEKLLRKPDRLISLVLIGNNLVNILASALGTIVGMRLYGDAGVAIATGVLTFVVLVFAEVLPKTIAALYPEKVAYPSSFLLAPLQILMMPLVWLLNTITRLLMRMMGIKTDIVISGSLSKDELRTIVNESRAQISRRNQDMLLSVLDLEKVSVDDIMVPRSEIIGIDINDDWKSIVRQLSHSPHGRIVLYRDSLDDAISMLRVREAWRLMSEKKEFTKETMLRAADEIYFVPEGTPLSTQLIKFQRNKKKVGLVVNEYGDIQGLVTVEDILEEIVGDFTTSMSPTLAEEVTPQNDGSVIIDGSANVREINKAFNWHLPEDDARTVNGVILEALEEIPIAGTRVRIGQYDIDILDVQENMIKQVKVLPVKPLRESVAE